The proteins below come from a single Drosophila kikkawai strain 14028-0561.14 chromosome 3R, DkikHiC1v2, whole genome shotgun sequence genomic window:
- the MICU3 gene encoding calcium uptake protein 3, mitochondrial isoform X8, producing MAGAVARLTVKSGSLITQRSGVGVSVARSVRFSSGSSQTGGIPGHKTRRLLTIVGGSTVSLAALAAFIKLRSAENPVNAVSLKRRMRDDSELENVKLTARERRFIKFASVEFDDQLYMTPQDFLDSVVEQEPRPRLKRRQLSSDEVDKYKESTPALKKGSTRLFRNLRDKGIVSYTEYLFLLSILTKPKSGFRIAFNMFDTDGNQRVDKDEFLVIISILAGAFKDIQNVDPQTKQIMERIFSGAWKEKHGEQEPEEPEPQEPTPLENYVNDGEGLQRRHVVATTLQLHFFGKRGTGVINYDNFYRFMDNLQTEVLELEFHEFSKGNSVISELDFAKILLRYTYLATDEYDIFLERLLERVKDEKGITFHDFRDFCHFLNNLDDFTIAMRMYTLADRAISKDEFSRAVKICTGYKLSPHLIDTVFAIFDADGDGLLSYKEFIAIMKDRLHRGFKSVAKSEGWDAFKYCVRNEMKTMMKSAN from the exons ATGGCGGGTGCAGTGGCTAGATTAACGGTTAAAAGTGGCTCCCTGATTACGCAGCGGTCAGGTGTGGGCGTGTCCGTTGCCCGATCGGTCAGATTCTCCAGCGGATCCTCACAAACGGGCGGTATTCCCGGCCATAAAACGCGACGTCTGCTGACCATTGTAGGCGGCAGCACGGTGTCTTTGGCCGCTTTGGCGGCTTTCATTAAACTGCGCTCGGCGGAAAATCCCGTGAATGCTGTTAGCCTGAAGCGACGCATG CGCGACGATAGTGAGCTGGAGAACGTAAAGCTGACGGCCCGAGAGCGTCGATTCATCAAGTTTGCATCCGTGGAGTTTGACGATCAGCTCTACATGACCCCACAGGACTTTCTAGACTCTGTGGTGGAGCAAGAGCCCAGAC CTCGCCTGAAACGGCGGCAACTTTCCAGCGATGAGGTGGACAAATACAAGGAGAGCACGCCTGCTTTGAAAAAGGGTTCAACGCGACTTTTTCGTAATCTGAGAGACAAAG GCATCGTCTCTTATACGGAGTACTTGTTTTTACTCTCAATCTTAACAA AGCCCAAATCGGGTTTCCGCATAGCCTTCAACATGTTCGACACTGATGGGAATCAGCGCGTGGACAAGGATGAGTTCCTAGTG ATAATTTCCATTTTGGCCGGCGCTTTCAAAGACATTCAAAATGTCGATCCACAAACCAAGCAAATT ATGGAGCGCATTTTCAGCGGCGCTTGGAAGGAGAAGCACGGCGAACAAGAGCCGGAGGAGCCCGAGCCCCAAGAGCCCACTCCCCTCGAG AACTATGTGAACGATGGCGAGGGACTGCAGCGACGCCATGTGGTGGCCACCACCCTCCAATTGCATTTCTTTGGCAAACGCGGCACGGGCGTGATTAACTATGACAACTTCTACCGCTTCATGGACAACCTGCAGACGGaggtgctggagctggagttCCACGAGTTCTCCAAGGGAAACAGTGTCATTAGCGAGCTGGACTTTGCCAAGATCCTGCTGCGGTACACGTATTTGGCCACTGATGAGTACGATATCTTCCTGGAGCGGCTGCTCGAGCGCGTCAAAGATGAGAAGGGCATCACTTTCCATGATTTCCGTGATTTTTGCCATTTCCTGAACAATCTCGATGACTTTACGATCGCAATGCGGATGTACACGCTGGCTGATCGGGCTATATCGAAGG ATGAATTTTCACGCGCCGTTAAGATCTGCACCGGCTACAAGCTGAGTCCACACTTGATCGACACTGTGTTTGCCATCTTCGATGCCGATGGCGATGGCCTGCTGTCCTACAAGGAGTTCATCGCTATAATGAAGGATCGCCTGCATCGTGGCTTTAAA
- the MICU3 gene encoding calcium uptake protein 3, mitochondrial isoform X2: MAGAVARLTVKSGSLITQRSGVGVSVARSVRFSSGSSQTGGIPGHKTRRLLTIVGGSTVSLAALAAFIKLRSAENPVNAVSLKRRMRDDSELENVKLTARERRFIKFASVEFDDQLYMTPQDFLDSVVEQEPRPRLKRRQLSSDEVDKYKESTPALKKGSTRLFRNLRDKGIVSYTEYLFLLSILTKPKSGFRIAFNMFDTDGNQRVDKDEFLVIISILAGAFKDIQNVDPQTKQILSRLVSYDEQSQMMKPMAVALPKRGLMERIFSGAWKEKHGEQEPEEPEPQEPTPLENYVNDGEGLQRRHVVATTLQLHFFGKRGTGVINYDNFYRFMDNLQTEVLELEFHEFSKGNSVISELDFAKILLRYTYLATDEYDIFLERLLERVKDEKGITFHDFRDFCHFLNNLDDFTIAMRMYTLADRAISKDEFSRAVKICTGYKLSPHLIDTVFAIFDADGDGLLSYKEFIAIMKDRLHRGFKVSGRFFDYNEALDAYDEPAYPMFVAWRHRVCRHLDYFIDSDALWH; encoded by the exons ATGGCGGGTGCAGTGGCTAGATTAACGGTTAAAAGTGGCTCCCTGATTACGCAGCGGTCAGGTGTGGGCGTGTCCGTTGCCCGATCGGTCAGATTCTCCAGCGGATCCTCACAAACGGGCGGTATTCCCGGCCATAAAACGCGACGTCTGCTGACCATTGTAGGCGGCAGCACGGTGTCTTTGGCCGCTTTGGCGGCTTTCATTAAACTGCGCTCGGCGGAAAATCCCGTGAATGCTGTTAGCCTGAAGCGACGCATG CGCGACGATAGTGAGCTGGAGAACGTAAAGCTGACGGCCCGAGAGCGTCGATTCATCAAGTTTGCATCCGTGGAGTTTGACGATCAGCTCTACATGACCCCACAGGACTTTCTAGACTCTGTGGTGGAGCAAGAGCCCAGAC CTCGCCTGAAACGGCGGCAACTTTCCAGCGATGAGGTGGACAAATACAAGGAGAGCACGCCTGCTTTGAAAAAGGGTTCAACGCGACTTTTTCGTAATCTGAGAGACAAAG GCATCGTCTCTTATACGGAGTACTTGTTTTTACTCTCAATCTTAACAA AGCCCAAATCGGGTTTCCGCATAGCCTTCAACATGTTCGACACTGATGGGAATCAGCGCGTGGACAAGGATGAGTTCCTAGTG ATAATTTCCATTTTGGCCGGCGCTTTCAAAGACATTCAAAATGTCGATCCACAAACCAAGCAAATT CTATCGCGTTTAGTTTCCTATGATGAGCAAAGCCAAATGATGAAGCCCATGGCGGTGGCGCTACCAAAGAGGGGTCTA ATGGAGCGCATTTTCAGCGGCGCTTGGAAGGAGAAGCACGGCGAACAAGAGCCGGAGGAGCCCGAGCCCCAAGAGCCCACTCCCCTCGAG AACTATGTGAACGATGGCGAGGGACTGCAGCGACGCCATGTGGTGGCCACCACCCTCCAATTGCATTTCTTTGGCAAACGCGGCACGGGCGTGATTAACTATGACAACTTCTACCGCTTCATGGACAACCTGCAGACGGaggtgctggagctggagttCCACGAGTTCTCCAAGGGAAACAGTGTCATTAGCGAGCTGGACTTTGCCAAGATCCTGCTGCGGTACACGTATTTGGCCACTGATGAGTACGATATCTTCCTGGAGCGGCTGCTCGAGCGCGTCAAAGATGAGAAGGGCATCACTTTCCATGATTTCCGTGATTTTTGCCATTTCCTGAACAATCTCGATGACTTTACGATCGCAATGCGGATGTACACGCTGGCTGATCGGGCTATATCGAAGG ATGAATTTTCACGCGCCGTTAAGATCTGCACCGGCTACAAGCTGAGTCCACACTTGATCGACACTGTGTTTGCCATCTTCGATGCCGATGGCGATGGCCTGCTGTCCTACAAGGAGTTCATCGCTATAATGAAGGATCGCCTGCATCGTGGCTTTAAAGTAAGTGGTCGTTTCTTTGATTACAACGAGGCACTGGACGCCTATGACGAGCCCGCGTACCCCATGTTTGTGGCCTGGCGGCATCGGGTCTGTCGACACCTGGACTACTTCATTGACAGCGATGCGCTTTGGCACTGA
- the MICU3 gene encoding calcium uptake protein 3, mitochondrial isoform X7 — protein MAGAVARLTVKSGSLITQRSGVGVSVARSVRFSSGSSQTGGIPGHKTRRLLTIVGGSTVSLAALAAFIKLRSAENPVNAVSLKRRMRDDSELENVKLTARERRFIKFASVEFDDQLYMTPQDFLDSVVEQEPRPRLKRRQLSSDEVDKYKESTPALKKGSTRLFRNLRDKGIVSYTEYLFLLSILTKPKSGFRIAFNMFDTDGNQRVDKDEFLVIISILAGAFKDIQNVDPQTKQILSRLVSYDEQSQMMKPMAVALPKRGLQNYVNDGEGLQRRHVVATTLQLHFFGKRGTGVINYDNFYRFMDNLQTEVLELEFHEFSKGNSVISELDFAKILLRYTYLATDEYDIFLERLLERVKDEKGITFHDFRDFCHFLNNLDDFTIAMRMYTLADRAISKDEFSRAVKICTGYKLSPHLIDTVFAIFDADGDGLLSYKEFIAIMKDRLHRGFKVSGRFFDYNEALDAYDEPAYPMFVAWRHRVCRHLDYFIDSDALWH, from the exons ATGGCGGGTGCAGTGGCTAGATTAACGGTTAAAAGTGGCTCCCTGATTACGCAGCGGTCAGGTGTGGGCGTGTCCGTTGCCCGATCGGTCAGATTCTCCAGCGGATCCTCACAAACGGGCGGTATTCCCGGCCATAAAACGCGACGTCTGCTGACCATTGTAGGCGGCAGCACGGTGTCTTTGGCCGCTTTGGCGGCTTTCATTAAACTGCGCTCGGCGGAAAATCCCGTGAATGCTGTTAGCCTGAAGCGACGCATG CGCGACGATAGTGAGCTGGAGAACGTAAAGCTGACGGCCCGAGAGCGTCGATTCATCAAGTTTGCATCCGTGGAGTTTGACGATCAGCTCTACATGACCCCACAGGACTTTCTAGACTCTGTGGTGGAGCAAGAGCCCAGAC CTCGCCTGAAACGGCGGCAACTTTCCAGCGATGAGGTGGACAAATACAAGGAGAGCACGCCTGCTTTGAAAAAGGGTTCAACGCGACTTTTTCGTAATCTGAGAGACAAAG GCATCGTCTCTTATACGGAGTACTTGTTTTTACTCTCAATCTTAACAA AGCCCAAATCGGGTTTCCGCATAGCCTTCAACATGTTCGACACTGATGGGAATCAGCGCGTGGACAAGGATGAGTTCCTAGTG ATAATTTCCATTTTGGCCGGCGCTTTCAAAGACATTCAAAATGTCGATCCACAAACCAAGCAAATT CTATCGCGTTTAGTTTCCTATGATGAGCAAAGCCAAATGATGAAGCCCATGGCGGTGGCGCTACCAAAGAGGGGTCTA CAGAACTATGTGAACGATGGCGAGGGACTGCAGCGACGCCATGTGGTGGCCACCACCCTCCAATTGCATTTCTTTGGCAAACGCGGCACGGGCGTGATTAACTATGACAACTTCTACCGCTTCATGGACAACCTGCAGACGGaggtgctggagctggagttCCACGAGTTCTCCAAGGGAAACAGTGTCATTAGCGAGCTGGACTTTGCCAAGATCCTGCTGCGGTACACGTATTTGGCCACTGATGAGTACGATATCTTCCTGGAGCGGCTGCTCGAGCGCGTCAAAGATGAGAAGGGCATCACTTTCCATGATTTCCGTGATTTTTGCCATTTCCTGAACAATCTCGATGACTTTACGATCGCAATGCGGATGTACACGCTGGCTGATCGGGCTATATCGAAGG ATGAATTTTCACGCGCCGTTAAGATCTGCACCGGCTACAAGCTGAGTCCACACTTGATCGACACTGTGTTTGCCATCTTCGATGCCGATGGCGATGGCCTGCTGTCCTACAAGGAGTTCATCGCTATAATGAAGGATCGCCTGCATCGTGGCTTTAAAGTAAGTGGTCGTTTCTTTGATTACAACGAGGCACTGGACGCCTATGACGAGCCCGCGTACCCCATGTTTGTGGCCTGGCGGCATCGGGTCTGTCGACACCTGGACTACTTCATTGACAGCGATGCGCTTTGGCACTGA
- the MICU3 gene encoding calcium uptake protein 3, mitochondrial isoform X1 has protein sequence MAGAVARLTVKSGSLITQRSGVGVSVARSVRFSSGSSQTGGIPGHKTRRLLTIVGGSTVSLAALAAFIKLRSAENPVNAVSLKRRMRDDSELENVKLTARERRFIKFASVEFDDQLYMTPQDFLDSVVEQEPRPRLKRRQLSSDEVDKYKESTPALKKGSTRLFRNLRDKGIVSYTEYLFLLSILTKPKSGFRIAFNMFDTDGNQRVDKDEFLVIISILAGAFKDIQNVDPQTKQILSRLVSYDEQSQMMKPMAVALPKRGLMERIFSGAWKEKHGEQEPEEPEPQEPTPLEQNYVNDGEGLQRRHVVATTLQLHFFGKRGTGVINYDNFYRFMDNLQTEVLELEFHEFSKGNSVISELDFAKILLRYTYLATDEYDIFLERLLERVKDEKGITFHDFRDFCHFLNNLDDFTIAMRMYTLADRAISKDEFSRAVKICTGYKLSPHLIDTVFAIFDADGDGLLSYKEFIAIMKDRLHRGFKVSGRFFDYNEALDAYDEPAYPMFVAWRHRVCRHLDYFIDSDALWH, from the exons ATGGCGGGTGCAGTGGCTAGATTAACGGTTAAAAGTGGCTCCCTGATTACGCAGCGGTCAGGTGTGGGCGTGTCCGTTGCCCGATCGGTCAGATTCTCCAGCGGATCCTCACAAACGGGCGGTATTCCCGGCCATAAAACGCGACGTCTGCTGACCATTGTAGGCGGCAGCACGGTGTCTTTGGCCGCTTTGGCGGCTTTCATTAAACTGCGCTCGGCGGAAAATCCCGTGAATGCTGTTAGCCTGAAGCGACGCATG CGCGACGATAGTGAGCTGGAGAACGTAAAGCTGACGGCCCGAGAGCGTCGATTCATCAAGTTTGCATCCGTGGAGTTTGACGATCAGCTCTACATGACCCCACAGGACTTTCTAGACTCTGTGGTGGAGCAAGAGCCCAGAC CTCGCCTGAAACGGCGGCAACTTTCCAGCGATGAGGTGGACAAATACAAGGAGAGCACGCCTGCTTTGAAAAAGGGTTCAACGCGACTTTTTCGTAATCTGAGAGACAAAG GCATCGTCTCTTATACGGAGTACTTGTTTTTACTCTCAATCTTAACAA AGCCCAAATCGGGTTTCCGCATAGCCTTCAACATGTTCGACACTGATGGGAATCAGCGCGTGGACAAGGATGAGTTCCTAGTG ATAATTTCCATTTTGGCCGGCGCTTTCAAAGACATTCAAAATGTCGATCCACAAACCAAGCAAATT CTATCGCGTTTAGTTTCCTATGATGAGCAAAGCCAAATGATGAAGCCCATGGCGGTGGCGCTACCAAAGAGGGGTCTA ATGGAGCGCATTTTCAGCGGCGCTTGGAAGGAGAAGCACGGCGAACAAGAGCCGGAGGAGCCCGAGCCCCAAGAGCCCACTCCCCTCGAG CAGAACTATGTGAACGATGGCGAGGGACTGCAGCGACGCCATGTGGTGGCCACCACCCTCCAATTGCATTTCTTTGGCAAACGCGGCACGGGCGTGATTAACTATGACAACTTCTACCGCTTCATGGACAACCTGCAGACGGaggtgctggagctggagttCCACGAGTTCTCCAAGGGAAACAGTGTCATTAGCGAGCTGGACTTTGCCAAGATCCTGCTGCGGTACACGTATTTGGCCACTGATGAGTACGATATCTTCCTGGAGCGGCTGCTCGAGCGCGTCAAAGATGAGAAGGGCATCACTTTCCATGATTTCCGTGATTTTTGCCATTTCCTGAACAATCTCGATGACTTTACGATCGCAATGCGGATGTACACGCTGGCTGATCGGGCTATATCGAAGG ATGAATTTTCACGCGCCGTTAAGATCTGCACCGGCTACAAGCTGAGTCCACACTTGATCGACACTGTGTTTGCCATCTTCGATGCCGATGGCGATGGCCTGCTGTCCTACAAGGAGTTCATCGCTATAATGAAGGATCGCCTGCATCGTGGCTTTAAAGTAAGTGGTCGTTTCTTTGATTACAACGAGGCACTGGACGCCTATGACGAGCCCGCGTACCCCATGTTTGTGGCCTGGCGGCATCGGGTCTGTCGACACCTGGACTACTTCATTGACAGCGATGCGCTTTGGCACTGA
- the MICU3 gene encoding calcium uptake protein 3, mitochondrial isoform X5, translating into MAGAVARLTVKSGSLITQRSGVGVSVARSVRFSSGSSQTGGIPGHKTRRLLTIVGGSTVSLAALAAFIKLRSAENPVNAVSLKRRMRDDSELENVKLTARERRFIKFASVEFDDQLYMTPQDFLDSVVEQEPRPRLKRRQLSSDEVDKYKESTPALKKGSTRLFRNLRDKGIVSYTEYLFLLSILTKPKSGFRIAFNMFDTDGNQRVDKDEFLVIISILAGAFKDIQNVDPQTKQIMERIFSGAWKEKHGEQEPEEPEPQEPTPLEQNYVNDGEGLQRRHVVATTLQLHFFGKRGTGVINYDNFYRFMDNLQTEVLELEFHEFSKGNSVISELDFAKILLRYTYLATDEYDIFLERLLERVKDEKGITFHDFRDFCHFLNNLDDFTIAMRMYTLADRAISKDEFSRAVKICTGYKLSPHLIDTVFAIFDADGDGLLSYKEFIAIMKDRLHRGFKVSGRFFDYNEALDAYDEPAYPMFVAWRHRVCRHLDYFIDSDALWH; encoded by the exons ATGGCGGGTGCAGTGGCTAGATTAACGGTTAAAAGTGGCTCCCTGATTACGCAGCGGTCAGGTGTGGGCGTGTCCGTTGCCCGATCGGTCAGATTCTCCAGCGGATCCTCACAAACGGGCGGTATTCCCGGCCATAAAACGCGACGTCTGCTGACCATTGTAGGCGGCAGCACGGTGTCTTTGGCCGCTTTGGCGGCTTTCATTAAACTGCGCTCGGCGGAAAATCCCGTGAATGCTGTTAGCCTGAAGCGACGCATG CGCGACGATAGTGAGCTGGAGAACGTAAAGCTGACGGCCCGAGAGCGTCGATTCATCAAGTTTGCATCCGTGGAGTTTGACGATCAGCTCTACATGACCCCACAGGACTTTCTAGACTCTGTGGTGGAGCAAGAGCCCAGAC CTCGCCTGAAACGGCGGCAACTTTCCAGCGATGAGGTGGACAAATACAAGGAGAGCACGCCTGCTTTGAAAAAGGGTTCAACGCGACTTTTTCGTAATCTGAGAGACAAAG GCATCGTCTCTTATACGGAGTACTTGTTTTTACTCTCAATCTTAACAA AGCCCAAATCGGGTTTCCGCATAGCCTTCAACATGTTCGACACTGATGGGAATCAGCGCGTGGACAAGGATGAGTTCCTAGTG ATAATTTCCATTTTGGCCGGCGCTTTCAAAGACATTCAAAATGTCGATCCACAAACCAAGCAAATT ATGGAGCGCATTTTCAGCGGCGCTTGGAAGGAGAAGCACGGCGAACAAGAGCCGGAGGAGCCCGAGCCCCAAGAGCCCACTCCCCTCGAG CAGAACTATGTGAACGATGGCGAGGGACTGCAGCGACGCCATGTGGTGGCCACCACCCTCCAATTGCATTTCTTTGGCAAACGCGGCACGGGCGTGATTAACTATGACAACTTCTACCGCTTCATGGACAACCTGCAGACGGaggtgctggagctggagttCCACGAGTTCTCCAAGGGAAACAGTGTCATTAGCGAGCTGGACTTTGCCAAGATCCTGCTGCGGTACACGTATTTGGCCACTGATGAGTACGATATCTTCCTGGAGCGGCTGCTCGAGCGCGTCAAAGATGAGAAGGGCATCACTTTCCATGATTTCCGTGATTTTTGCCATTTCCTGAACAATCTCGATGACTTTACGATCGCAATGCGGATGTACACGCTGGCTGATCGGGCTATATCGAAGG ATGAATTTTCACGCGCCGTTAAGATCTGCACCGGCTACAAGCTGAGTCCACACTTGATCGACACTGTGTTTGCCATCTTCGATGCCGATGGCGATGGCCTGCTGTCCTACAAGGAGTTCATCGCTATAATGAAGGATCGCCTGCATCGTGGCTTTAAAGTAAGTGGTCGTTTCTTTGATTACAACGAGGCACTGGACGCCTATGACGAGCCCGCGTACCCCATGTTTGTGGCCTGGCGGCATCGGGTCTGTCGACACCTGGACTACTTCATTGACAGCGATGCGCTTTGGCACTGA
- the MICU3 gene encoding calcium uptake protein 3, mitochondrial isoform X6, with amino-acid sequence MAGAVARLTVKSGSLITQRSGVGVSVARSVRFSSGSSQTGGIPGHKTRRLLTIVGGSTVSLAALAAFIKLRSAENPVNAVSLKRRMRDDSELENVKLTARERRFIKFASVEFDDQLYMTPQDFLDSVVEQEPRPRLKRRQLSSDEVDKYKESTPALKKGSTRLFRNLRDKGIVSYTEYLFLLSILTKPKSGFRIAFNMFDTDGNQRVDKDEFLVIISILAGAFKDIQNVDPQTKQIMERIFSGAWKEKHGEQEPEEPEPQEPTPLENYVNDGEGLQRRHVVATTLQLHFFGKRGTGVINYDNFYRFMDNLQTEVLELEFHEFSKGNSVISELDFAKILLRYTYLATDEYDIFLERLLERVKDEKGITFHDFRDFCHFLNNLDDFTIAMRMYTLADRAISKDEFSRAVKICTGYKLSPHLIDTVFAIFDADGDGLLSYKEFIAIMKDRLHRGFKVSGRFFDYNEALDAYDEPAYPMFVAWRHRVCRHLDYFIDSDALWH; translated from the exons ATGGCGGGTGCAGTGGCTAGATTAACGGTTAAAAGTGGCTCCCTGATTACGCAGCGGTCAGGTGTGGGCGTGTCCGTTGCCCGATCGGTCAGATTCTCCAGCGGATCCTCACAAACGGGCGGTATTCCCGGCCATAAAACGCGACGTCTGCTGACCATTGTAGGCGGCAGCACGGTGTCTTTGGCCGCTTTGGCGGCTTTCATTAAACTGCGCTCGGCGGAAAATCCCGTGAATGCTGTTAGCCTGAAGCGACGCATG CGCGACGATAGTGAGCTGGAGAACGTAAAGCTGACGGCCCGAGAGCGTCGATTCATCAAGTTTGCATCCGTGGAGTTTGACGATCAGCTCTACATGACCCCACAGGACTTTCTAGACTCTGTGGTGGAGCAAGAGCCCAGAC CTCGCCTGAAACGGCGGCAACTTTCCAGCGATGAGGTGGACAAATACAAGGAGAGCACGCCTGCTTTGAAAAAGGGTTCAACGCGACTTTTTCGTAATCTGAGAGACAAAG GCATCGTCTCTTATACGGAGTACTTGTTTTTACTCTCAATCTTAACAA AGCCCAAATCGGGTTTCCGCATAGCCTTCAACATGTTCGACACTGATGGGAATCAGCGCGTGGACAAGGATGAGTTCCTAGTG ATAATTTCCATTTTGGCCGGCGCTTTCAAAGACATTCAAAATGTCGATCCACAAACCAAGCAAATT ATGGAGCGCATTTTCAGCGGCGCTTGGAAGGAGAAGCACGGCGAACAAGAGCCGGAGGAGCCCGAGCCCCAAGAGCCCACTCCCCTCGAG AACTATGTGAACGATGGCGAGGGACTGCAGCGACGCCATGTGGTGGCCACCACCCTCCAATTGCATTTCTTTGGCAAACGCGGCACGGGCGTGATTAACTATGACAACTTCTACCGCTTCATGGACAACCTGCAGACGGaggtgctggagctggagttCCACGAGTTCTCCAAGGGAAACAGTGTCATTAGCGAGCTGGACTTTGCCAAGATCCTGCTGCGGTACACGTATTTGGCCACTGATGAGTACGATATCTTCCTGGAGCGGCTGCTCGAGCGCGTCAAAGATGAGAAGGGCATCACTTTCCATGATTTCCGTGATTTTTGCCATTTCCTGAACAATCTCGATGACTTTACGATCGCAATGCGGATGTACACGCTGGCTGATCGGGCTATATCGAAGG ATGAATTTTCACGCGCCGTTAAGATCTGCACCGGCTACAAGCTGAGTCCACACTTGATCGACACTGTGTTTGCCATCTTCGATGCCGATGGCGATGGCCTGCTGTCCTACAAGGAGTTCATCGCTATAATGAAGGATCGCCTGCATCGTGGCTTTAAAGTAAGTGGTCGTTTCTTTGATTACAACGAGGCACTGGACGCCTATGACGAGCCCGCGTACCCCATGTTTGTGGCCTGGCGGCATCGGGTCTGTCGACACCTGGACTACTTCATTGACAGCGATGCGCTTTGGCACTGA
- the MICU3 gene encoding calcium uptake protein 3, mitochondrial isoform X3 has protein sequence MAGAVARLTVKSGSLITQRSGVGVSVARSVRFSSGSSQTGGIPGHKTRRLLTIVGGSTVSLAALAAFIKLRSAENPVNAVSLKRRMRDDSELENVKLTARERRFIKFASVEFDDQLYMTPQDFLDSVVEQEPRPRLKRRQLSSDEVDKYKESTPALKKGSTRLFRNLRDKGIVSYTEYLFLLSILTKPKSGFRIAFNMFDTDGNQRVDKDEFLVIISILAGAFKDIQNVDPQTKQILSRLVSYDEQSQMMKPMAVALPKRGLMERIFSGAWKEKHGEQEPEEPEPQEPTPLEQNYVNDGEGLQRRHVVATTLQLHFFGKRGTGVINYDNFYRFMDNLQTEVLELEFHEFSKGNSVISELDFAKILLRYTYLATDEYDIFLERLLERVKDEKGITFHDFRDFCHFLNNLDDFTIAMRMYTLADRAISKDEFSRAVKICTGYKLSPHLIDTVFAIFDADGDGLLSYKEFIAIMKDRLHRGFKSVAKSEGWDAFKYCVRNEMKTMMKSAN, from the exons ATGGCGGGTGCAGTGGCTAGATTAACGGTTAAAAGTGGCTCCCTGATTACGCAGCGGTCAGGTGTGGGCGTGTCCGTTGCCCGATCGGTCAGATTCTCCAGCGGATCCTCACAAACGGGCGGTATTCCCGGCCATAAAACGCGACGTCTGCTGACCATTGTAGGCGGCAGCACGGTGTCTTTGGCCGCTTTGGCGGCTTTCATTAAACTGCGCTCGGCGGAAAATCCCGTGAATGCTGTTAGCCTGAAGCGACGCATG CGCGACGATAGTGAGCTGGAGAACGTAAAGCTGACGGCCCGAGAGCGTCGATTCATCAAGTTTGCATCCGTGGAGTTTGACGATCAGCTCTACATGACCCCACAGGACTTTCTAGACTCTGTGGTGGAGCAAGAGCCCAGAC CTCGCCTGAAACGGCGGCAACTTTCCAGCGATGAGGTGGACAAATACAAGGAGAGCACGCCTGCTTTGAAAAAGGGTTCAACGCGACTTTTTCGTAATCTGAGAGACAAAG GCATCGTCTCTTATACGGAGTACTTGTTTTTACTCTCAATCTTAACAA AGCCCAAATCGGGTTTCCGCATAGCCTTCAACATGTTCGACACTGATGGGAATCAGCGCGTGGACAAGGATGAGTTCCTAGTG ATAATTTCCATTTTGGCCGGCGCTTTCAAAGACATTCAAAATGTCGATCCACAAACCAAGCAAATT CTATCGCGTTTAGTTTCCTATGATGAGCAAAGCCAAATGATGAAGCCCATGGCGGTGGCGCTACCAAAGAGGGGTCTA ATGGAGCGCATTTTCAGCGGCGCTTGGAAGGAGAAGCACGGCGAACAAGAGCCGGAGGAGCCCGAGCCCCAAGAGCCCACTCCCCTCGAG CAGAACTATGTGAACGATGGCGAGGGACTGCAGCGACGCCATGTGGTGGCCACCACCCTCCAATTGCATTTCTTTGGCAAACGCGGCACGGGCGTGATTAACTATGACAACTTCTACCGCTTCATGGACAACCTGCAGACGGaggtgctggagctggagttCCACGAGTTCTCCAAGGGAAACAGTGTCATTAGCGAGCTGGACTTTGCCAAGATCCTGCTGCGGTACACGTATTTGGCCACTGATGAGTACGATATCTTCCTGGAGCGGCTGCTCGAGCGCGTCAAAGATGAGAAGGGCATCACTTTCCATGATTTCCGTGATTTTTGCCATTTCCTGAACAATCTCGATGACTTTACGATCGCAATGCGGATGTACACGCTGGCTGATCGGGCTATATCGAAGG ATGAATTTTCACGCGCCGTTAAGATCTGCACCGGCTACAAGCTGAGTCCACACTTGATCGACACTGTGTTTGCCATCTTCGATGCCGATGGCGATGGCCTGCTGTCCTACAAGGAGTTCATCGCTATAATGAAGGATCGCCTGCATCGTGGCTTTAAA